TAAAATATTTAACACGACCCCCAATATTTAGCATATATGATCAGTAAATGAGATTGTTCGTCACTTGTTCCTCGCAATGACGGTTTTATTTTTGCTTTCTTCCCAATTCTCTTACTTTATAAAGCCATTTTGTACGCTGCATCTCAGTAGAATTTCTTATAATACCTATATAAGTTACTTTAATAGGTTTTACACCACAGAATTCCAAGGTTGACTTTTTCAGCTGATTAATACTTGGCTTACCATACAGAAGCCAATAGTACCAACCCGGCTGATCGAGCGTTGTGATGATGTGTGCTGTTTTTCCTTTTAGCAGCTTATCCCACCAAACTGAATTTTCTCTGTATTTATAAGCGAACCCCGGCAAGAACAACCGATCAATAAAACCTTTCATCATTGCAGGCATACCTCCCCACCAGACCGGATGGATCCAAACCATATGGTCTGCCCACAGTATGATCTCCCATGCTTTCAGGAGATCCCGCTCCAGTTCCATTCTTTTCTGGTATCCGAAATGGAGAACGGGATCAAATTTCAATTCGGCAATTGTAATTTCTCTCACTTCCGCTCCTGATGTAAGGGCTCCTTCCCGGTAAGCTTTTACAATTCCAAAATTAAATGAATCTTTATTGGGATGACCGTTGATAATGGCTATTTTCTTCATGATATATTGATTGTTCCATAGGATTTGAGCTTTTCCAGCAATAATGATGGCTGATGCAGCTGGTGACTGAAATAGACATTATTTTCATGGGAATTATTCAGCAGTTCTTCCGTATGCAATACTGCAGACAAAGCCGTCAGTTCAGCCTGCCCTTTTGTACTCTGCAGACTTAACTTTTTAATTTTACCATTGGTTCTTACAACGATTTCAAATACACTCTGATCTCCTTTTCCACTTGATCCGAAGATCATTCTTCTTTCTTTTAAAGACAGAATATTAAAAATTCTCATTTTTTGAAATGCACCTAAAAGCCAGGTGATAAATTTAGAATTGTAAGTCATTTTAACGCTGACGCTGGGTACTTTTTCAATCTGATTTAAAATATATAAATCCGGAACATCAAAATTATAGACCTCTCTTGTACCAATTCCAAAGGAAAAATTATAATTTTCGGAATCTAAGAAATGTTTTATCGGAACCTGTCGGTTATTTTCATACCTGATAAAAGGTTTTGCTACATTTTCGGCCATGAAATGAGCAGAACTTTCCCCGGCAAGGTCTTTTACAGAATAATAAACAAAGAGTTCCACTTCCTGGATGTCTGTAGTCTTTTCTGAAAGTGTTTTCACAAGCCCATTGACAATACCACCCATCCATCCTGAGCTGAATACAATCCGGCTCTGTATATTCCTGTTTTTAGCAACCGAATATGCTTTTACAAGGTCAGGAGTTGGTTTAGTGATATCAAGATAATCTATTTTATTTTCAATGGCAAACCGGAGAATATGATCTTCCTTATCATTAACGGAAAGAATGATCAGGTCAATTTTCTTATCTATAATCACTGAGAATGTTCCGGGGTTAGTGACATCAATTTTGAGTTCTTTCTCAGTTTGACCTCCTTTTCTCCCTCCCACGAAAATATTCAGATGGGGATTTCTTGATTTTAAAATCCGGATAATTGTTTTACCTACAAGGCCGTTTCCTCCAACGACCAGAATATTGTGCTCCATATATTTTTTTTTACAAAATTATAGAGCTGCAATACTGTACTGTAGGACAAATGTCTAAAACCGAAATTCTCTAGCTTATTTCTCTGATTAGTAAAACAATCGTTTTTATTAAGCTAATATCGCCTTTCCTTTTATATCGTAATTTCTTTTCTGATCCTGCTAAGATGTCTTTGTGTAATTCCCAGATAAGAAGCCAGATACTGCAGCGGAATTTTCTGAACATAATCCGGCTGGTTGCCAAGGAGAGTCTCATACCGCTTTGCTGCACTGTCTCTTTGAAGCTGGAAAAATCTTTTTTCAAGTTCAAGATATTCCTGCTCTGCGATCATTTTTAAAAACTTGGTCCAGTTGAGATCATCTTTTACCAGATCATCTACAGCATCTTTTTTCAGAACCATCAGCTCAGTATCGGTGATAGCCTGCATATTTTCGCTGCTGGGACAGTCTGAGATAAATGATGAATAACTGGCCATCAGCTGATTGGGGAACCTAAAACAGTAGGTCATATCTTTTCCTTCATCTGAAATATAATAGGAACGGAAAATTCCGGATACTATAAATGCTATTTCTTTACAATGACTACCTTCCTGTATAAAAAATTCATTTTTATACATTTTTCTGGCTTCAAAGAGTTGGGCAAAATCTCTGATTTCACTGTCTGAGAATATATCAAAGCTGCGAAAATAGTCTTCTATCATGTTTTCAAATTATACTTAGAATCCTGTAGCATTCTTTAGTTTTTTGGCGAAATTAAACAAATCCTGAAGTCACTGCAAATATTCAGAGCTTTCTTGAACACTTTTAAGCTGTCGAATTTATATCAACTCTGATTTGTTTGATAATAAAAATAAAACCATTTCAGGACGAAATGGTTTTATTGTTTAGTAATATATGAAGATATGAATGATTGGTCTTTTTTATTGATACAAAGATAGAATCCTTGATAATCCCTTCTGTCAGGGGAAACCCTATAATTATATCCGTGAAAATACGGTTGTATGAATACGAAAAAGCCCCGCAGAGGAATCCACGGGGCTTCAAAAATATATCTAACAATATTAATGTTCAAAGAATAAAATTTGATGTTTAAAGGTAAGGCTCAATATTTTAGCTATCCAAAACTGACCATTGATCATTTACAATTACCCATCTTTATCATTTGCACTGTTAAAGCGGGCTCACCAATTCAAGGAACCAATCTTTAATCTCTCCTTCAAGATAAGGACCCAGTTTTTCTTCACAAGTTCTGTGGTAATCATTCAGCCAGATAATTTCTTTTTCTGAAAGGATTTCTTTTACAATGGTATCCTTAAAGAACGGACAGAACGTCAGGGTTTCAAATTCATAGAATGTTCCGTGAATTGTTTTTTCTGCTTCTTTTACGGCGATCAGGTTTTCGTGCCGGATTCCGTATTCTCCTTCAAGATAGTATCCCGGTTCATTGGAACAAACCATTCCCGGAAGAAGATCCTGAGGATTCATATCTTTTCTGATATTCTGTGGACCTTCATGAACATTCATAAAGCTTCCAACTCCATGACCGGTTCCGTGGTTGAAATCTTTTCCTTCCATCCATAGCGGAAGCCTTGCAATGGCATCAAGATGAACACCTTTTGTTCCTTTCGGGAATTTCACCATGGACAAACGGATCAATCCCTGAAGCACTAAAGTGGAATTCCTTTTAAAATCATCAGAAACCGCTCCTAAAGCCAAGGTTCTTGTGATATCGGTAGTTCCTTCAAGATATTGTCCTCCTGAATCTACCAGAATGCTGGCATCATTGGTCACTTCTTTACTTCCTTCACTTTTTGCAGAATAGTGCATGATAGCACCGTTATCTTTATAACCTACAATGCTTCCAAAGCTTTCTCCTACAAAGTTTTTGCCTTCTGCACGGAAACCGCCCAGTTTTTTACCAATAGAATATTCAGTCATTGCTTCTTTTCCCGCATTATGAGTCAGCCAGTAAAGGAATTTCACCATAGCCACACCGTCTCTTACCATCACTGTTCTGAATCCTTCCAGCTCAGTTTCATTTTTCTGGGCTTTCATCAGGTTACCGGGAACAGGAGCTTTTATAAATTGGTTATCAGCCTTTAAAGTTTCATAGATCATCTGGTTGCTGTTCGGAGAAACCAATACCTTTTCATTTTTAAATGCTTTCAGATAATTGTAAAATTCTTCGTAAGGCATCATTTTCACAAAAGACTCATCCATCTGTTTTCTTGCCTCTACTTCCAGCTTTTCAAGGTCTGTGAACAAAACTGCATCATTTTTAGTGATAACTGTATATCCTAAAAATACAGGGTTGCTTTCTACATCGCTTCCTCTTAAATTCAGTGTCCAGGCTACATCATCCAAGCTGGAAATAATATGAACGGTAGCTTCCTGATCTTCCATTTTCTGGCGGATAGCATTGATCTTATCGGTAACCGATTTTCCGGCTCTTTCTACTGGATGTATGAAAATTGGATTTTTAGAAGGCGTTCCTCTTTCTTTCCATATCTCTTTTAGTAATGGAAGATCTGTTAATGTAATATTTTTTGACTGCAGTTTTTGTGAAAGCAGTTCCCAGTTGGCATTTGAAGTGGCCAAAGCATTCACGGCTACTTTTCCACCTGAAGGAATCTCAGAAATGATCCAGTCTATATAATTGGGAGTTCCTTCCATTCCGTCTTTGAAAAGATCGATTCCTGAATTTTCAAGCTCAAGGGCTGCCTGGGTAAAGTATCGGCCATCCGTCCAAAGACCTGCTTTGTCTTTGGTGATCACCACAAAACCTGCGGAACCTAAAAATCCTGAAAGCCATGCTCTCTCCTGCCATTCTTCAGGCAAATACTCGCTCATGTGCGGATCTGCAGAATATACTATAAATGCATCAACATTATTTTTCTGCATCTCCTCCCGAAGTGCAACAACTTTTTCCTTTGAAGTCATTCTTTTTTCTTTTTAAACACCGAAAGTTACGAAAAAATTGAGGTTTGATAATGAAATAAGAGCTGTAATTTCGTTAATGATTTGTTATTTTTTCATTGCAGACCAAGTGGATTGAAGTTTCAGTGTAAGTTGAATTTTAAATGTGAAAAGAAAGAAATTCACTTTATAAGCTGGCCTAATAAATTTAAAATTTTTCTTTAAAGGGTAAATGATACTCCTATTCAACCCCAATAACTACTCTTTTAAGCTAAGTTATTTATTCTAAAGTCTACAATTCATTAAATAAATACTAACATATTTATAATTAGTTGAAAATAATTAACAATATTCATTTAAACAGGTGCTCAAGTACCACAAAAACGCAATTATTATTAAACATATAAAGTTTTGGAAAGATTATTGCTACTATTCATCGTATGAAAGAGCAGAATTATAAAAATCACAGGAAGTTTTATCCTCCCCATCATTTCATTTATCTTCCGATATTGATCGTACTGGAAATTTATGGAATTTATAAAATTTGGGATAACAGAGAAAACGAACTGACATGGATTTTATTTTCAATTGTGATATTTCTCCTCTTCTACCTGGCTTTTATGACGAGGCAGCATTATGCTTTGGGACTGCAAAACCGTATGGTAATCCTTGAATTTAAACAGCGGTATTTCGAAATTTTCGGAAAAAGGTCTGATGAAGTGGC
The Chryseobacterium sp. W4I1 DNA segment above includes these coding regions:
- a CDS encoding NAD(P)H-dependent oxidoreductase encodes the protein MKKIAIINGHPNKDSFNFGIVKAYREGALTSGAEVREITIAELKFDPVLHFGYQKRMELERDLLKAWEIILWADHMVWIHPVWWGGMPAMMKGFIDRLFLPGFAYKYRENSVWWDKLLKGKTAHIITTLDQPGWYYWLLYGKPSINQLKKSTLEFCGVKPIKVTYIGIIRNSTEMQRTKWLYKVRELGRKQK
- a CDS encoding saccharopine dehydrogenase, with the translated sequence MEHNILVVGGNGLVGKTIIRILKSRNPHLNIFVGGRKGGQTEKELKIDVTNPGTFSVIIDKKIDLIILSVNDKEDHILRFAIENKIDYLDITKPTPDLVKAYSVAKNRNIQSRIVFSSGWMGGIVNGLVKTLSEKTTDIQEVELFVYYSVKDLAGESSAHFMAENVAKPFIRYENNRQVPIKHFLDSENYNFSFGIGTREVYNFDVPDLYILNQIEKVPSVSVKMTYNSKFITWLLGAFQKMRIFNILSLKERRMIFGSSGKGDQSVFEIVVRTNGKIKKLSLQSTKGQAELTALSAVLHTEELLNNSHENNVYFSHQLHQPSLLLEKLKSYGTINIS
- a CDS encoding Crp/Fnr family transcriptional regulator — translated: MIEDYFRSFDIFSDSEIRDFAQLFEARKMYKNEFFIQEGSHCKEIAFIVSGIFRSYYISDEGKDMTYCFRFPNQLMASYSSFISDCPSSENMQAITDTELMVLKKDAVDDLVKDDLNWTKFLKMIAEQEYLELEKRFFQLQRDSAAKRYETLLGNQPDYVQKIPLQYLASYLGITQRHLSRIRKEITI
- a CDS encoding aminopeptidase P family protein — protein: MTSKEKVVALREEMQKNNVDAFIVYSADPHMSEYLPEEWQERAWLSGFLGSAGFVVITKDKAGLWTDGRYFTQAALELENSGIDLFKDGMEGTPNYIDWIISEIPSGGKVAVNALATSNANWELLSQKLQSKNITLTDLPLLKEIWKERGTPSKNPIFIHPVERAGKSVTDKINAIRQKMEDQEATVHIISSLDDVAWTLNLRGSDVESNPVFLGYTVITKNDAVLFTDLEKLEVEARKQMDESFVKMMPYEEFYNYLKAFKNEKVLVSPNSNQMIYETLKADNQFIKAPVPGNLMKAQKNETELEGFRTVMVRDGVAMVKFLYWLTHNAGKEAMTEYSIGKKLGGFRAEGKNFVGESFGSIVGYKDNGAIMHYSAKSEGSKEVTNDASILVDSGGQYLEGTTDITRTLALGAVSDDFKRNSTLVLQGLIRLSMVKFPKGTKGVHLDAIARLPLWMEGKDFNHGTGHGVGSFMNVHEGPQNIRKDMNPQDLLPGMVCSNEPGYYLEGEYGIRHENLIAVKEAEKTIHGTFYEFETLTFCPFFKDTIVKEILSEKEIIWLNDYHRTCEEKLGPYLEGEIKDWFLELVSPL
- a CDS encoding DUF6526 family protein, with product MKEQNYKNHRKFYPPHHFIYLPILIVLEIYGIYKIWDNRENELTWILFSIVIFLLFYLAFMTRQHYALGLQNRMVILEFKQRYFEIFGKRSDEVAEKLRFDQIAALRFAYDDEFRELLNKAITENISGDEIKRSIKNWKADHQRI